Genomic window (Paenibacillus sp. PK3_47):
GAAACAGTTCATCGCCGATGCCTCCCATGAGCTGAAGACGCCGCTGGCTATCATTAATACGAATGCCGATGTGCTGCTCGCCAACGGGGAAGATACCATTCTTCAGCAGTCCAAGTGGCTGCACTATATCAAATCAGAGACCGCACGGATGGCCAAGCTGACGAATGATCTGCTCTATCTGACGGAGATGGATGATTCCCGCACCGGCATGATCCATGCGCCGTTCAACATCAGTGAAGCGGTGGAGAATATCATCCTGACGATGGAGGCCGTAATCTTCGAGAAGAATGTCGTGCTGGAATATGATATTGAGCCGGATTTGACTGTGCACGGCAACAGCGAGCAGATCAAGCAGGTCGTAATGATCCTTCTGGACAATGCGGTAAAATATACGGGTCCGAAGGGCGAGGTTACCCTCTCCTTGCGCAAACAGCATAACGATGTGCTGCTGTCCGTCACCAATACCGGCGAAGGCATTGCGCCTGAGCATCTGAACCGCATCTTCGACCGCTTCTACCGTACAGATACTTCACGGGCCCGCAAGCTAGGCGGCCACGGCCTCGGGCTGGCAATCGCCAAATCGATTGTGGAGCAGCATCACAAAGGCAAAATTTATGCCAAAAGTGTAGTCGGGGAATCCGCTACGTTTTATGTGCAGCTCGGTTAGAAAAAATCTTTGTTATATTCAGCAAAACGCCCGGTTATTTTCAGAAAACGGGCGTTTTTCGCCGTGTAAAGGGCCTCTCCCTGGTACCCTTTGCCCATTCCCGTATCAACCGGAAATTTTATTTAAAATTTAAAGCTTTCTTCGCTTTCTGCCGATAAAATAGTCAGATATGTCGACTTTGTTCGACAACTTGAGCCTGAAGTGGAGAAGTGATAAAAGCGTGAAAGCACGAAGCATTGGCACCAAGATCAGCCTGATTGTAATCGGAGTACTGTTAGTCTTTTCGGCGGCCGTAGTTTATGTGGTTATTCATGAAATGCAGGGTGGGATTAAAGCCTTTGCCCGGGAAAAAGCCAAAAGCGACCTGGAGCTGGCCGGAGGACTGCTGGATTATAAATACCCGGGGGACTGGGCTGTCAGGGACAACAGTCTGTACAAAGGCACAGCCCGGATATCCGGCAATAATGAGCTGGTCGACGAGATCGGACAGCTGACAGGAGATACGGTAACGATCTTTCAGCATGATGAACGGGTGGCTACCAATGTCATGATAGACGGGGAACGGGCAGTCGGAACCAAGGTGTCGGAGACGGTTGGGGAAGCCGTGCTGAACAAGGGGGAGCAGTATTACGGCGAGGCTAATGTGGTCGGTAAAACCTATCAGTCCGCTTACCGGCCTATCCGGAACGCCGGCGGTGACATTATCGGAATTTTCTATGTAGGTGCCCCGCAGGACATCATCGATGTCATTATCTCTTCATTTGTGAAGCAGTTCATAGGCGTAATGATTATTGCCATTGCTGCTGCAGTT
Coding sequences:
- a CDS encoding HAMP domain-containing sensor histidine kinase, whose protein sequence is MFKKLRNRFLIVNLATISVMMLAAFATIYIINYLNVRNDINMDLQRITEAFQKPGIGEHRGGGIDGGTGGAAEAGIDGGMPRLDSGAFGRMGGGNPPPERSISFMIETDNEWKQTGTPASQFSMDDEFYAQALQEAVDMDTPTGRFELDGSLWAFESNPTADGHMLVFLDITARQKILTNLIYTFTLVGLVMLVILFFTSRYFANRSIKPVQEAFDKQKQFIADASHELKTPLAIINTNADVLLANGEDTILQQSKWLHYIKSETARMAKLTNDLLYLTEMDDSRTGMIHAPFNISEAVENIILTMEAVIFEKNVVLEYDIEPDLTVHGNSEQIKQVVMILLDNAVKYTGPKGEVTLSLRKQHNDVLLSVTNTGEGIAPEHLNRIFDRFYRTDTSRARKLGGHGLGLAIAKSIVEQHHKGKIYAKSVVGESATFYVQLG